One window of the Anopheles cruzii chromosome 2, idAnoCruzAS_RS32_06, whole genome shotgun sequence genome contains the following:
- the LOC128268440 gene encoding peptidyl-alpha-hydroxyglycine alpha-amidating lyase 2, which translates to MAGRGTPKVLRMRPALCAMPPLLLLLLLMVVVALAGVDSYTVPRDTDILLADGFFKRMRDLFAERAYEDTLSSGGAAGGQEMADEAGPPVPVDMSHLDSPPKPKLVEDWPKVKHTFGQVTAVAIDLQGNPVIFHRASRTWTAESFNESNHYQQIAAGPIPESTIATLSAADGAVVDERAAGIFYMPHGLTIDRSGNMWLTDVALHQVFKFMPGRDYPSITLGRRFEPGSSKSHLCKPTAVAIASTGEIFVADGYCNSRLLKYNAAGRLIRTIPQPPEFLSLQTPHGLALLEHLDMVCVADRENMRVVCPRAGLQSSYGEGTQAATIQEPDLGRVFDVAAYGDLVYAVNGPTSPMIPVRGFTIDPRSETIIDHWGKFENPHSITFCPNGSAMYVTEIGPNRVWKFTLTM; encoded by the exons ATGGCGGGACGCGGGACTCCGAAGGTCCTGCGGATGAGACCTGCCCTGTGCGCGATgccaccgttgctgctgctgctgctgctgatggtggtggtggccctcGCTGGCGTCGACTCGTACACGGTGCCCCGCGACACCGACATCCTGCTGGCGGACGGGTTCTTCAAGCGCATGAGAGACCTGTTCGCCGAACGAGCCTACGAGGACACACTCAGCTCGGGCggtgcggccggtggccaagaGATGGCCGACGAAGCG GGTCCACCAGTGCCGGTCGATATGTCGCACCTGGATAGTCCCCCGAAACCGAAGCTGGTGGAGGACTGGCCGAAGGTGAAACACACGTTCGGCCAGGTCACGGCCGTCGCCATCGACCTGCAGGGAAATCCGGTCATCTTCCACCGTGCGAGTCGCACGTGGACCGCGGA GAGCTTCAACGAGAGCAATCACTACCAGCAGATTGCGGCCGGTCCGATCCCGGAGAGCACGATCGCGACCCTGTCGGCCGCggacggtgcggtggtggaCGAGCGGGCGGCCGGTATCTTCTACATGCCGCACGGTCTCACGATCGACCGAAGCGGCAACATGTGGCTGACGGATGTGGCACTGCACCAGGTGTTCAAGTTcatgccgggccgggactATCCGAGCATCACGCTCGGCCGTCGCTTCGAGCCCGGCTCGTCCAAGAGCCACCTGTGCAAACCGACCGCCGTGGCCATCGCCAGCACCGGCGAGATCTTCGTGGCGGACGGTTACTGCAACAGCCGGCTGCTGAAGTACaatgcggccggccggctgatcCGCACGATTCCGCAGCCGCCCGAGTTCCTGTCGCTGCAGACGCCGCACGGGTTGGCGCTGCTCGAGCACCTGGACATGGTTTGCGTGGCCGATCGGGAGAACATGCGCGTGGTGTGTCCGCGGGCCGGCCTGCAGTCGTCGTACGGTGAGGGTACGCAGGCTGCCACCATCCAGGAGCCGGACCTGGGCCGCGTGTTTGACGTGGCCGCCTACGGAGATCTGGTGTACGCGGTGAACGGACCGACTTCGCCGATGATCCCGGTGCGCGGTTTCACCATCGATCCGCGCTCGGAAACCATCATCGATCACTGGGGCAAGTTCGAGAACCCGCACTCGATCACGTTCTGCCCGAACGGGTCGGCCATGTACGTGACCGAGATTGGCCCGAACCGGGTGTGGAAGTTCACGCTCACCATGTAA
- the LOC128278176 gene encoding uncharacterized protein LOC128278176, whose protein sequence is MPWSNQLRKVWVAFAVFGAISIMRPVSGRIVKRSYSDQSVRGYLTERTCWWNEVCKEEFQQLFRCRCPQWSYCRSPGRYYNAYCSMTNTGYIWTQPTWDWETA, encoded by the exons ATGCCGTGGTCGAATCAACTACGAAAG GTGTGGGTTGCGTTTGCCGTGTTTGGCGCAATTTCCATCATGCGGCCAGTGTCGGGCCGCATCGTGAAGCGCAGCTACTCCGATCAAAGCGTACGGGGCTACCTGACCGAG CGTACATGCTGGTGGAACGAGGTCTGCAAGGAGGAATTCCAACAGCTGTTCCGGTGCCGATGTCCGCAGTGGTCGTACTGCAG ATCGCCCGGACGGTACTACAACGCGTACTGCTCCATGACGAACACGGGCTACATCTGGACACAGCCGACGTGGGACTGGGAGACGGCCTAA